One Streptobacillus ratti genomic region harbors:
- the adhE gene encoding bifunctional acetaldehyde-CoA/alcohol dehydrogenase, translating to MVVKDIKSLKEMMKKVREAQEQYASFTQEQVDKIFRKVAQTINDQRIILATMAVEETGMGLIEDKVIKNHFASEYIYNKYKDEKTCGILEEDKSYGIKKIATPIGVIAGVIPTTNPTSTAIFKILLALKTRNAIIISPHPRAKNSTIYAAKLALEVAKKYGAPDNIISWIDEPSMELSRELMSNVDLILATGGPGMVKSAYSSGTPAIGVGAGNTPVIIDETADVKMTANYILLSKTFDNGVICASEQAIILPESRYDEIKKEFVDRGAYVLKKDEIQKVRDVMFKEGALNADIVGQSAYTIATMAGLKVPETVRVLIGEVKDYSEKEAFAHEKLSPILGMYKAKSFEEQMTIAKALIELGGLGHTSCMYINEAEIEKINRFGREMKTGRTLINMPASLGAIGDVFNFKLEPSLTLGCGSWGGNSVSENVGVKHLLNVKTVAERRENMLWFKVPEKIYFKYGSLPIAIEELKDDNHKKAFIVTDSTLAELGYTNHITKVLEKIGIDYRIFSNVGVDPTLSCTIAGAEAMREFQPDVIIALGGGSAMDAAKIMWVLYEYPKIRFKDLAMRFMDIRKRIFSFPKMGIKAKFVAVATSAGTGSEVTPFSVITDDETGVKYPLADYELTPDVAINDPELMLTMPKGLTVASGIDVFTHAIEAYVSILATEYTKPYSLEAMKLVMKYLPESVALGSKAVKAKEKMANASCIAGMAFANAFLGINHSLAHKLGGKFHVPHGIANALVLGEVIRFNAEEAPTKMGVFPQYRYPDAGNRYAKVADFLGLSKEGQTKEEKVEALIDGIEELKEKIGIPKTIRDWGIPEKDFLEAVDELSVDAFDDQCTPANPRYPLISELKEIYLKSYYGREEYLKMKNSK from the coding sequence ATGGTAGTTAAAGACATCAAAAGTTTAAAAGAGATGATGAAAAAAGTTAGAGAAGCACAAGAACAATACGCTTCATTTACACAAGAGCAAGTAGACAAAATTTTTAGAAAAGTTGCTCAAACAATTAATGATCAAAGAATTATTCTTGCAACTATGGCTGTTGAAGAAACAGGTATGGGACTAATAGAGGACAAGGTTATTAAAAATCACTTTGCATCTGAATATATTTATAATAAGTATAAAGATGAAAAAACTTGTGGTATTCTGGAAGAAGATAAATCTTATGGAATTAAAAAGATAGCTACTCCTATAGGTGTCATTGCAGGGGTTATACCTACAACTAACCCTACTTCTACAGCAATATTTAAAATATTACTTGCATTAAAAACAAGAAATGCAATTATTATATCTCCACACCCAAGAGCAAAAAATTCAACTATATATGCAGCAAAACTTGCATTAGAAGTTGCTAAAAAATATGGAGCTCCAGATAATATCATATCTTGGATAGATGAACCAAGTATGGAATTATCAAGAGAATTAATGTCAAATGTTGATTTGATATTAGCTACAGGTGGACCTGGAATGGTTAAGAGTGCTTATTCTTCTGGAACACCAGCTATAGGGGTTGGAGCAGGTAATACTCCAGTAATTATAGATGAAACAGCTGATGTTAAGATGACTGCAAACTACATCTTATTATCTAAAACATTTGATAATGGTGTTATTTGTGCATCAGAACAAGCTATTATATTACCTGAATCAAGATATGATGAAATTAAAAAAGAATTTGTAGATAGAGGAGCATATGTTCTTAAAAAAGATGAAATCCAAAAAGTAAGAGATGTAATGTTTAAAGAGGGAGCTTTAAATGCTGATATAGTTGGTCAAAGTGCATACACTATAGCTACTATGGCTGGATTAAAAGTACCTGAAACTGTTAGAGTATTAATAGGTGAAGTAAAAGATTATTCTGAAAAAGAAGCTTTTGCTCATGAAAAATTATCTCCAATTTTAGGAATGTATAAGGCTAAGAGCTTTGAAGAACAAATGACAATAGCTAAAGCATTAATTGAACTTGGCGGACTTGGACATACTTCTTGTATGTATATTAATGAAGCTGAAATAGAAAAAATTAATAGATTTGGTAGAGAAATGAAAACAGGAAGAACCCTTATAAACATGCCAGCATCACTTGGAGCGATAGGAGATGTATTTAACTTTAAATTAGAACCATCATTAACACTTGGTTGTGGATCATGGGGAGGAAACTCTGTTTCAGAAAATGTTGGAGTTAAACATTTATTAAATGTTAAAACAGTAGCAGAAAGAAGGGAAAACATGTTATGGTTCAAAGTTCCAGAAAAAATCTACTTTAAATACGGTTCATTACCTATAGCTATAGAAGAATTAAAAGATGACAATCATAAAAAAGCATTTATAGTAACAGATAGTACTTTAGCAGAATTAGGATACACTAATCATATTACTAAAGTATTAGAAAAAATAGGTATAGATTACAGAATATTTTCTAATGTTGGAGTAGACCCTACATTAAGTTGTACTATTGCAGGAGCAGAGGCTATGAGAGAATTTCAACCAGATGTAATTATTGCACTTGGTGGAGGATCTGCAATGGATGCTGCTAAAATCATGTGGGTATTATATGAATATCCTAAGATTAGATTTAAAGATTTAGCAATGAGATTTATGGATATACGTAAGAGAATATTCTCATTCCCTAAAATGGGTATTAAAGCTAAATTTGTAGCAGTTGCAACTTCAGCTGGAACTGGTTCAGAAGTAACACCATTTTCAGTAATTACTGATGATGAAACTGGAGTAAAATATCCATTAGCTGACTATGAATTAACTCCAGATGTAGCTATTAATGACCCAGAATTAATGCTAACAATGCCTAAAGGATTAACAGTAGCATCAGGAATAGATGTATTTACACATGCTATTGAGGCATATGTTTCAATTTTAGCAACTGAATATACAAAACCTTATTCATTAGAAGCTATGAAATTAGTTATGAAATATTTACCTGAATCAGTAGCTTTAGGTTCAAAAGCAGTTAAAGCTAAAGAAAAAATGGCAAATGCTTCATGTATAGCTGGTATGGCTTTTGCTAATGCTTTCTTAGGAATTAACCACTCATTAGCACATAAATTAGGTGGAAAATTCCATGTGCCACATGGTATAGCAAATGCTTTAGTATTAGGAGAAGTTATTAGATTTAATGCAGAAGAAGCACCAACTAAGATGGGAGTATTCCCTCAATATAGATATCCAGATGCTGGAAATCGTTATGCAAAAGTTGCAGATTTCTTAGGATTATCTAAAGAGGGTCAAACTAAAGAAGAAAAAGTTGAAGCTTTAATTGACGGTATAGAAGAATTGAAAGAAAAAATTGGAATACCAAAAACTATCAGAGATTGGGGAATACCTGAAAAAGATTTCTTAGAGGCAGTAGATGAGTTATCAGTTGATGCTTTTGATGATCAATGTACTCCTGCAAATCCAAGATACCCATTAATTTCAGAATTAAAAGAAATTTACTTAAAATCTTACTATGGTAGAGAAGAATATTTAAAAATGAAAAATTCTAAATAA
- a CDS encoding Rid family detoxifying hydrolase, which yields MKKIPNAVGPYSAYYVAGDFLYISGQLGINPETNVIEGKTASEQAKQSLENLKAILEINGLTTKDIVKTMVLLDDINDFVSVNEVYATYFEEPFPARSAFEVGKLPKGGLVEIEAIAYIKK from the coding sequence ATGAAAAAAATACCAAATGCAGTAGGTCCATATTCTGCATATTATGTAGCAGGAGATTTTCTATATATCTCAGGACAATTAGGGATAAACCCAGAAACGAATGTTATAGAGGGTAAAACAGCATCTGAACAAGCAAAACAATCATTAGAAAATTTAAAAGCAATTTTAGAAATTAATGGTTTAACAACAAAAGATATAGTTAAAACTATGGTTTTATTAGATGATATAAATGATTTTGTATCTGTAAATGAAGTTTATGCAACATATTTTGAAGAACCATTTCCAGCAAGATCTGCCTTTGAAGTTGGTAAATTACCTAAAGGTGGTTTAGTTGAAATAGAAGCTATAGCATATATTAAAAAATAG